The Coprobacillus cateniformis DNA window ATTATTCCTTATTTCTTTATTGCGATTATTTGTTGGGGTATTAGAACAATTGGAGGATTGAATATTCCTGAAATGATTGGACAAATGTTATTGCCTGTCTTATCTGCTGCTGACAATGTTGTTGTCTACTCATTACAGCAATTCTTATCTGCATTGTTGTGGACTTGTGGTCTTCATGGAGATAATATCACAGGTGCTGTTACAAATGCATTCTTAAATACTTGGATTGGTGAAAATAATACTGCTTTCTTAGCAGGAACTGCTGTTAAAGATTTACCATATGTATGGACTCCAAACTTATGTAGATTATCTCAATGGGTATCAAGCTGCTGGCCAATTTTAATCTATATGTTTATGTCAAGTAAGAAATTACCACATTTAAAACCATTGGCTGCTATCTGTTTCCCACCTGCCATCTTCTGTATTGTAGAACCAATTATGTTTGGATTACCTGTTGTTTTAAATCCATTCTTAATTATTCCATTTGTTGTGACACATACAATTACTGGGGCATTAACTTATATGTTAACAAGTGTTGGATTTATTGGGAAAATGTATTTAGCTTTACCTTGGGCAACACCATCTCCTATTTTAGGATATTTAGCTCCTGGTGGTTCTATTGGTGGATTTATTATTGTATTTATTAACCTAGCCATTGGAATGGTTATTTTCTACCCATTCTGGAAGGCTTATGAAAAATCAGAAGTGAAAAGATTAGAAGACGAGGCTGCTGCTACTGTTGCTGCAAATGCTTAAGATGTATGAGGAGACTTGTAAAAGTCTCCTTTATTGAAAAAAATAGGAGGAAAAGGAAATGAAAGTTTGTCCACATTGTCATAAAGATTTGCCTGATGATTCTACTTTTTGTATATATTGCGGGAAACCGTTGAAAAAAGTCAGTATGAAGGATTTAGAAAAAGCAAAAGAGAAGATTTCAAAACAAAGAGAAATGGAAAAAAATGATCCTTCTTTAAAACATAATCCTCGTGAAAATAGTTGGAGTAAACTTGGGTTGATGATTTTCCTTATTTCTTTAATTGGTTTAGATTTTATTGTTGCTACAATTGTAAATGGCTTAGGAATGAATTCGAAGTTTATTTTCATAATCAGTCTTATTGGATATATATGTGCTATTGGATGTTCTGTCATGTCTTTTATTATTGATTATCAAGATAAGAAAAAAGGTTATCAACCTAACGGAAATAGTAAATTCGCAATGGTTGCAGTTGTGATGAGTGTTTATATTGCTTTGTTAAATTTATCAACAGTTATCTTAAAATAAAGGAGAAGAACAATGTATTGTCGAAAATGTGGTGCTAAAATGAGTGACACAGCTCGCTTTTGTGATAGCTGTGGTGAAGAAGTCAAAAAAGTAAGACAACGTAGTGATACTCAAAAATATGAAGAACGTAAAATTGAGGATGCTAAACAATCTAAAAGTAAAAAATCCAAACATGAAAAGGCATTAGAGGAATTAAAGAATCCTTATGTTATACCGGCTTTGGGAACAGCAATTTTAGCCTTTGGATTGGCAATATTTCCATGGCCTATTTCATGGAGGATTGGCACAAGTTTATGGATGCGAATTCTTATTTTATGCGTTGCGTTATTATCAGATTATCATTGTACGAAATCAAGGCAAGTGAATAATTTATACAATATCCAATATCATTATCGGGTTCAACCTCGAATGGTTACAATAGCTACAGTTCTTGCAACATTTACCACAGCTGTATCATTATTTGCATTAATTAACATGTAAAATATTTTTATAAATTTGATAGCACTTGTGTTGGTGCTATTTTTTTAATAAAAGGTTTTTGATTTTCAATGAGTCTTTTGTCATAATTTATGACTGTTTACTCTATTGATAAGCAAGACTATTCTTATAAAATGAAACATGGAGGTGTTGATATGAGTGTTTTATTTTTTAAACCAATTCCTCGTCCAGCGATTTGGGGGCATACATTGGTTAAAGAGTATTTTGGATATGATGATTTTCCACTTGGAATTGGCCAGTCATGGTCATTTAGTGCTCAAGAAGGTGCATCAACTGTTTGTTTAAGTGATCCTTATCAAGGGCAGACACTCTTGGATTTATGGAAAAATCATCAGGAATTATTTGGTCATCCTCATGAAGATTTCCCTGTCATTATTTCGCTTGTTGGACCAGAAGATGATTTAAGTATTCAGGTTCATCCTAATGCTGAGCATGCTAAAAAATTAGGATTTCCAACAGGTAAAAATGAAGGATGGTATTTTATTGAGGCTGAATCAGGCGCAAATATTGTTTATGGACATCATGCTGCTAATGAAACAGAGTTAAGGCAATGTATACAAGAAAATCGCTGGGATGATTTGATTCAACATTTGGATGTTCATTCTGGAGATTTTGTTTATTTGCCAGCAGGTTTATTACATGCATTAAGAAAGGGAAGCATTGTCTATGAAATTCAGCAGGCAACTGATATCACATATCGTTTTTATGATTATCATCGTAAGGACGAATATGGTCATGAACGTGAACTGCACATGGAAGAAGCAATCGATTGTTTATCATACAATCCTGAAGATATGAAAAATCAAATTCATCCAGTTGAAACATATTATCAAAATTGTATACAGACAGTTTTTATTGCAAATGATTCATTTACAGTGACAAAATTGGAAGTAACAGGGGAAGTTGAGTACATTCATACAAATTACCAATTAGCAACAGTTGTGAAAGGACAGGGCAAAGTGAATAATCAAGATATAAAAGTTGGAGATAATTTTCTCATTCCAACACATACACATATCCAATTGAATGGGCAAATGACAATTATGATGACAACAAAGTGAGGAAAAGAATATGAAAAGAGATTTCTTATGGGGGGCTGCCCTCAGTAATGTACAAGCTGAAGGAGCTTATTTAGAAGATGGAAAAGGATTAAATGTATATGATACTTTGGTAGTGACACCTGAAAAAGGGATAGTTCCAATGTTCTGTGATACGGCTGTTGCGGCTGATCATTATCATCATTATAAGGAAGATATTGATTTGATGGCTGAAATGGGTTTTAAGGCCTACCGTTTTTCTGTTGTATGGTCACGTATTCACCCTTTGGGGGATGATGAGAAAGCGAATGAAAAGGGTTTGGATTTCTATGAATCCATGGTAGATTATCTTTTAGAAAAAGGTATTGAACCTGTTGTTTCATTGGTGCATTTTGATATGCCAGATTATCTTTTAAGAGAATACAATGGTTTTTTAAATAAAAAGGTTATTGATTTTTATGCTAAGCATGTAGAGGTTGTTGTGAATAGATTGAAAGGAAAAGTGAAATATTGGCTGACATATAATGAAATTAATCTTGCACCTTATCAAAGTGATTTGGTTGCTGGAGCATACCGACCTGAAGATATGAGTATGACTGAAATGTTTGCACAATTATCTATTAATACTGCAATAGCACATGCACGAGCTGTTGAAGTGATTAAACGCATTGATTCAAATGCTTGGGTTGGGGGAATGATTGGACATGCACCTTTTTATCCATTAACTTGTAAAAGTGAAGATATTATTGCAGCTGATTTCAAGAATAAAATGCATAATTATTTACCGTTTGATATTATGACTTCTGGTGAACTTCCTGATTATTTTTTAAATTTTATTAAACAAAGACATATTCATATTGATTATAAGGAACGAGAACAGAAAGTTGTATTAGAATCTTCACAAAAATTAGATTATCTTGCTTTTTCATATTATCGTAGTGGTGTTCAGAGTTCCTTTGATCATATTGAAGATTTTATTGATTTAGAGGATGCGATTTTATTTGATCATAGAAATTTAAAAAATCCAAACTATACAGCAAATGAATGGGGTTGGCAAATTGATGCTGAAGGTTTAAGATATTCTTTAATTGATTTATATCATCGTTATCATAAACCATTATTTATTGTTGAAAATGGTATTGGAATTGATGAAAAGTTAGATAATGGCAAAGTCTATGACGATGAAAGAATTGAATATTATCAAAAACATATTACAAGTCTTAAATGTGCTGTTGAACATGACGGTGTTGATTTAATGGGATATCTTGCTTGGAGCCCAATTGATTTTTTAAGTAGTCATAAAGAAATGAGAAAAAGATATGGATTTGTTTATGTTAATAGAGGATTTGAAGATTTATTGGATTTAGCACGTTATAAAAAGAAATCATTCTACTGGTATAAAAAAGTCATTGCTACAAATGGTGAGAATCTTCAAAATGATATTGAATACTAAATCATTAAGAATTTTATTGGGTGTTGGCACGGATACAATATCTATGTGAAGTTGATAATGATAAGCATGAAGATGATCTGTCTTAATTTTAGGATAGTCGATGTTGAGATACTTTGATTGAATTGAATAGACATATACAATGATAGGTGTATACTTAAAGAGAGGTGATATTATGACAACAGAAGATTTAGCTCATATGTTTGATCATACTTTTTTAAAACCCTATGCGACAAAAGATGATTTTAAAAAATTATGTAATGAGGCGAAGTCGATGGGAGCAGCAATGGTTGCAATTAATAGTGAGCCAGTTCGTTTGTGTAAAGAATTATTGAAAGAGAGTCAAGTTCATGTTGGTGCTGCTATTTCCTTTCCTCTAGGTCAAACAACTTTGTCTGTTAAGTTAGCAGAAACAAAACAAGCTATTCTTGATGGTGCCGATGAGATTGATTATGTCATCAATATAGGGAAGGCAAAAATGCATGATTGGGAATATCTTAAAAAAGAAATGCAAGAGATTGTGACCTTATGCCATGAGAATAATGTTATTTGTAAAGTTATTTTTGAAAATTGCTATTTAGATCAATGTGAAATTAAGAAACTATCAGAAATTGCAAAAGAGATAAAGCCAGATTTTATTAAGACAAGTACAGGCTTTGGGACTGGTGGTGCGACTATTGAAGATGTTCGTCTTATGAAAGAGATAGTCGGTCAAGAGGTTCAGGTAAAAGCTGCTGGTGGAATTCGTGACTGGCAAACCTGTCTTGCTATGATAGAAGCAGGAGCAACACGAATTGGAACAAGTCATTCTTTGAATATTTTAAAAGAATATGAATCAATTTATAAACATCAAGTTTAAAAATATAAAAAGTATCATTTCAAAATGATACTTTTTATATACATTTATTTTATATGGGTTGAATCACGTTGAATGACTTCAACAGGTAAGATAAAACGTCTTTCTTCTAACTGTACTTCTTTATCATTCATTAAGTTTAACAATAGACTAGATGCTTTTTGGGCTAATCCTTTCGTATCTTGACGAATTGTAGATAATGAGGGATGACATGAATGAGAAATGGAAATATCATCAAAGCCTATCACTTTTACATCATCAGGAACTTTTATATGATTCTCAGCTAAAGCAACCATAACACCATAAGCACGCCAGTCATTTGTTGCAAAAACACCATCAAAAGGAATACCTGATTTAATGAGCTTGTTCATGGCTTCTCTAGCGCCTTCATAATTTGCAGAAGAAAGATCAAGCAATAATTGTAATTCTTTGTATTCTTGTAATCCATAATCTTTTAATGCTTGACGATATCCTTCTAGCCGCTGTTTATTTACAGAAAGTGTTTTGTTTCTTGACACGATTGCAATTCTTTGACAACCTTTTTTTATCAGTTCTTCGGTTGCTAAATAGCCACCACTATAATGATTAGATTCAACATAATAAACATTATTATGATCTTTAGGTTTTCTATCAATACAAACGATGGGAATATTACGTGTAATGACATCAGTTGGTATCTCTTCAATACCAGAAATACACATAATACCATCAACCAATTTAGAATCTAGAGATTTAAAATAAGCAATTTCTTTTTTTTCATCTTGAGAAGTATTGCATATAAAAACTGAATAATTTTTTTCAAAAAAGTATTTTTCTATTTCTAATACCAGATGAGAAAACCATTCATTATCAATATTAGGAACAATCAGTCCTACTGTTTTAGATTTTGACATTCTTAAACTCTTTGCAGCCATGTTGGTTGTATAACCATATTTGTCTATAATGTATTGAACCTTTTTTCTCGTATCTTCAGAAAATCGCCCATTATTATTAATAACCCTTGAAACAGTTGCAACTGAAACATTTGCAAGTTTGGCAATTTCTTTTATTGAGATGCTTCTTTTTTTATCCATAAGTTTCACTCCTTATTCTATTATATAGGTTTTTACAAATATTTACAAATGATTTTATGAAAACGATTACTCATTCAATCATATCTTATAATAGAGAATCAATCAAGGCTATTTTTGATAATGGCACAAAGTGTGCCATTAAGATGTGTGGAAACGTTTACTCAATGGCACTAAAATAGGATTATAAGATAAGGAAAGTAGAGGGAATGGATTATGACAAAGAAGTTACCAGAGACATTTATGTGGGGAAGTTCTACAAATGCTCAACAATTTGAAGGAGCATGGAATGAAGATGGAAAAGGTGTTTCTATCAGTGATACAAGAGTCTTAAAAAATGGTTATTCAAACTTTCATATTGCTAGTGATCATTATCATCATTTAGAAGAAGATTTAGATTTATATCAGGAAATGGGATTCACTATTTATCGTTTTTCAATTGCTTGGACAAGAATTTATCCTACTGGTGAAGAAGAACAGCCAAATGAAAAAGGATTGGCATTTTATGATTGCATGGTTGATGGTTTAATCAAGCGTGGGATTACACCAGTTGCAACACTTTATGCTTATGATTTACCACAAACTTTGCTTGATAAATATCGTGGATTTTTAGACCGTCGTGTGATTGATTTATACATCAAGTATGTTTCAACAATATTTAAACATTTTAAAGGCAGAATTAAATATTATACACCATTTAATGAACCTAATTTATTCCATCTTGATCAGGAATATATCATGGGAAATAATGATTTGACAGAACAGGAGACCTGGCAAATAGAACATCATCTTACATTGGCTTATGCAAGATGTGTTCATACCTGCCATGAGATTGACCCTGATGCAAAGATTGGTCCTAACTGTGCAACAGGAGTTGTTTATCCAGCAACTTGCAATCCTCAAGATGTACGCATGGCCTTAAAACAAATGTATATGACAAACTGGGCTTATTTAGATGTTTATTGTCGTGGTAAATATCCACAGTATTTTATCAATTATTTAGAAGAATTAAATTGTTTACCACATATGGAACCTGGTGATGAAGAATTAATAGCTTCAGTAAAACCAGATTTGATTTCAACAACTTATTATTCAACCAGTGTAGCAAGAGCTGGTGAGAGTGGTGCTCCATTAAAAATGGCACCAGCCCCAAAAGAAGTTCAAGAAGCCCTTGTTCAGTATCGAACTGGTGATTTAAATCCTTATTGTGATGAAACGGAATGGGGATGGATTATTGATCCAGATGGTTTCTACTATCAACTCATGGAAATTTATCATCGTTATCAATTACCAATTCTCATTTTGGAAAATGGTATGGGTGCTACTGAAGAGTTAGATGAAAACAATCAAATCCATGATGATTATCGTATTGATTATCTTGCCAGACATATTGAATGTATGAAAGAAGCAGTTGCTGATGGCGTTGATCTTTTAGGCTATTTAACATGGTCAGCTCATGATTTGCATTCTACAAGAGAGGGCTTTGTCAAACGTTATGGATTTATTTATGTTGATAGATACGAACATACAATCAAGTCTATGAAGCGCTATCCAAAGAAATCATTCTATTGGTATAAAAAAGTCATTGCCAGTCATGGTGAAGACTTAGCCAATAATATTGAATATGAGAAATAAAGGTGAAAACCTTTATTTCTTCACGAGATGAGTAAACGTTTTACTGAGGAGGAAATATGGAGAAATTATTATGCCCATCCATGATGTGTGCACAGTTTGGAAACTTAGAAAAAGAAGTCAAAGACTTAGAAGAAGCGGGAATAGATATCTTTCATCTTGATGTGATGGATGGTAATTTTGTTCCAAATTTTGGAATGGGACTACAGGATATTGAATTTATAGTAAAGCAGGCAACAGTGCCCTGTGATGTGCATTTGATGGTAAATAAAGCGAGTGATTATATTTCAAAATTTGCTGAAATGGGTGTTCAAATTATTTATGTACATTCAGAAAATGATTGTCATATTACAAGGACTTTACAAATGATTAAAGATACAGGGATTTGTTCAGGACTTGCAATCAATCCGGGAACATCTTTTGAATCTATCAAAGAGGTGTTAACTTTAGTGGATTATGTTTTGGTTATGAGTGTCAATCCAGGATTTTCTGGACAAAAGTATCTGAGTTTTGTAGATGAAAAATTAAAACAGTTATGTGAGAAGAAAAAGCAGTATGGATACAAAGTCATGTTAGATGGCGCTTGTTCACCAGAACGTATTGAAACTTTATCAAAAATAGGAGTTGATGGCTTCATTTTAGGTACAAGTGCATTA harbors:
- a CDS encoding zinc-ribbon domain-containing protein; translated protein: MKVCPHCHKDLPDDSTFCIYCGKPLKKVSMKDLEKAKEKISKQREMEKNDPSLKHNPRENSWSKLGLMIFLISLIGLDFIVATIVNGLGMNSKFIFIISLIGYICAIGCSVMSFIIDYQDKKKGYQPNGNSKFAMVAVVMSVYIALLNLSTVILK
- a CDS encoding type I phosphomannose isomerase catalytic subunit codes for the protein MSVLFFKPIPRPAIWGHTLVKEYFGYDDFPLGIGQSWSFSAQEGASTVCLSDPYQGQTLLDLWKNHQELFGHPHEDFPVIISLVGPEDDLSIQVHPNAEHAKKLGFPTGKNEGWYFIEAESGANIVYGHHAANETELRQCIQENRWDDLIQHLDVHSGDFVYLPAGLLHALRKGSIVYEIQQATDITYRFYDYHRKDEYGHERELHMEEAIDCLSYNPEDMKNQIHPVETYYQNCIQTVFIANDSFTVTKLEVTGEVEYIHTNYQLATVVKGQGKVNNQDIKVGDNFLIPTHTHIQLNGQMTIMMTTK
- the rpe gene encoding ribulose-phosphate 3-epimerase; the encoded protein is MEKLLCPSMMCAQFGNLEKEVKDLEEAGIDIFHLDVMDGNFVPNFGMGLQDIEFIVKQATVPCDVHLMVNKASDYISKFAEMGVQIIYVHSENDCHITRTLQMIKDTGICSGLAINPGTSFESIKEVLTLVDYVLVMSVNPGFSGQKYLSFVDEKLKQLCEKKKQYGYKVMLDGACSPERIETLSKIGVDGFILGTSALFGKEKNYQEIIPELRQL
- a CDS encoding PTS sugar transporter subunit IIC encodes the protein MSTENTSFMDKLMSKVDVIAGPMTKFGQIPFIKAVVNGMVGSIGVTMVGSIFLIIYLLCSDGGLTETALLPFMKPWAGDLALINSLSMGMMAVYIVIAMGAEYAEIKGFNKTTGAVGAFFAFILLNYNAVGKLFIEGVATDALPGALEITYWGGAGVITAMVAGAIAINVIHLCYKYHIRIKLPDSVPPAISDSFSAIIPYFFIAIICWGIRTIGGLNIPEMIGQMLLPVLSAADNVVVYSLQQFLSALLWTCGLHGDNITGAVTNAFLNTWIGENNTAFLAGTAVKDLPYVWTPNLCRLSQWVSSCWPILIYMFMSSKKLPHLKPLAAICFPPAIFCIVEPIMFGLPVVLNPFLIIPFVVTHTITGALTYMLTSVGFIGKMYLALPWATPSPILGYLAPGGSIGGFIIVFINLAIGMVIFYPFWKAYEKSEVKRLEDEAAATVAANA
- the deoC gene encoding deoxyribose-phosphate aldolase, whose protein sequence is MTTEDLAHMFDHTFLKPYATKDDFKKLCNEAKSMGAAMVAINSEPVRLCKELLKESQVHVGAAISFPLGQTTLSVKLAETKQAILDGADEIDYVINIGKAKMHDWEYLKKEMQEIVTLCHENNVICKVIFENCYLDQCEIKKLSEIAKEIKPDFIKTSTGFGTGGATIEDVRLMKEIVGQEVQVKAAGGIRDWQTCLAMIEAGATRIGTSHSLNILKEYESIYKHQV
- a CDS encoding LacI family DNA-binding transcriptional regulator, yielding MDKKRSISIKEIAKLANVSVATVSRVINNNGRFSEDTRKKVQYIIDKYGYTTNMAAKSLRMSKSKTVGLIVPNIDNEWFSHLVLEIEKYFFEKNYSVFICNTSQDEKKEIAYFKSLDSKLVDGIMCISGIEEIPTDVITRNIPIVCIDRKPKDHNNVYYVESNHYSGGYLATEELIKKGCQRIAIVSRNKTLSVNKQRLEGYRQALKDYGLQEYKELQLLLDLSSANYEGAREAMNKLIKSGIPFDGVFATNDWRAYGVMVALAENHIKVPDDVKVIGFDDISISHSCHPSLSTIRQDTKGLAQKASSLLLNLMNDKEVQLEERRFILPVEVIQRDSTHIK
- a CDS encoding glycoside hydrolase family 1 protein, with the protein product MKRDFLWGAALSNVQAEGAYLEDGKGLNVYDTLVVTPEKGIVPMFCDTAVAADHYHHYKEDIDLMAEMGFKAYRFSVVWSRIHPLGDDEKANEKGLDFYESMVDYLLEKGIEPVVSLVHFDMPDYLLREYNGFLNKKVIDFYAKHVEVVVNRLKGKVKYWLTYNEINLAPYQSDLVAGAYRPEDMSMTEMFAQLSINTAIAHARAVEVIKRIDSNAWVGGMIGHAPFYPLTCKSEDIIAADFKNKMHNYLPFDIMTSGELPDYFLNFIKQRHIHIDYKEREQKVVLESSQKLDYLAFSYYRSGVQSSFDHIEDFIDLEDAILFDHRNLKNPNYTANEWGWQIDAEGLRYSLIDLYHRYHKPLFIVENGIGIDEKLDNGKVYDDERIEYYQKHITSLKCAVEHDGVDLMGYLAWSPIDFLSSHKEMRKRYGFVYVNRGFEDLLDLARYKKKSFYWYKKVIATNGENLQNDIEY
- a CDS encoding glycoside hydrolase family 1 protein yields the protein MTKKLPETFMWGSSTNAQQFEGAWNEDGKGVSISDTRVLKNGYSNFHIASDHYHHLEEDLDLYQEMGFTIYRFSIAWTRIYPTGEEEQPNEKGLAFYDCMVDGLIKRGITPVATLYAYDLPQTLLDKYRGFLDRRVIDLYIKYVSTIFKHFKGRIKYYTPFNEPNLFHLDQEYIMGNNDLTEQETWQIEHHLTLAYARCVHTCHEIDPDAKIGPNCATGVVYPATCNPQDVRMALKQMYMTNWAYLDVYCRGKYPQYFINYLEELNCLPHMEPGDEELIASVKPDLISTTYYSTSVARAGESGAPLKMAPAPKEVQEALVQYRTGDLNPYCDETEWGWIIDPDGFYYQLMEIYHRYQLPILILENGMGATEELDENNQIHDDYRIDYLARHIECMKEAVADGVDLLGYLTWSAHDLHSTREGFVKRYGFIYVDRYEHTIKSMKRYPKKSFYWYKKVIASHGEDLANNIEYEK
- a CDS encoding zinc ribbon domain-containing protein, giving the protein MYCRKCGAKMSDTARFCDSCGEEVKKVRQRSDTQKYEERKIEDAKQSKSKKSKHEKALEELKNPYVIPALGTAILAFGLAIFPWPISWRIGTSLWMRILILCVALLSDYHCTKSRQVNNLYNIQYHYRVQPRMVTIATVLATFTTAVSLFALINM